A single region of the Neomonachus schauinslandi chromosome 3, ASM220157v2, whole genome shotgun sequence genome encodes:
- the MCM6 gene encoding DNA replication licensing factor MCM6 isoform X1, whose amino-acid sequence MDLAAAAEPGAGSQHLEVRDEVAEKCQKLFLDFLEEFQNSDGEIKYLQLAEELIRPERNTLIVSFVDLEQFNQQLSTTIQEEFYRVYPYLCRALKTFVKDRKEIPLAKDFYVAFQDLPIRHKIRELTSSRIGLLTRISGQVVRTHPVHPELVSGTFLCLDCQTVIKDVEQQFKYTQPNICRNPVCANRRRFLLDTNKSRFVDFQKVRIQETQAELPRGSIPRSLEVILRAEAVESAQAGDKCDFTGTLIVVPDVSKLSIPGARAETNSRVSGVDGYETEGIRGLRALGVRDLSYRLVFLACCVAPTNPRFGGKELRDEEQTAESIKNQMTVKEWEKVFEMSQDKNLYHNLCTSLFPTIHGNDEVKRGVLLMLFGGVPKTTGEGTSLRGDINVCIVGDPSTAKSQFLKHVEEFSPRAVYTSGKASSAAGLTAAVVRDEESHEFVIEAGALMLADNGVCCIDEFDKMDVRDQVAIHEAMEQQTISITKAGVKATLNARTSILAAANPISGHYDRSKSLKQNINLSAPIMSRFDLFFILVDECNEVTDYAIARRIVDLHSRIEDSIDRVYSLDDIRRYLLFARQFKPKISKESEDFIVEQYKRLRQRDGSGVTKSSWRITVRQLESMIRLSEAMARMHCCDEVQPKHVKEAFRLLNKSIIRVETPDVNLDQEEEAQMEVDEGPDGINGHVDSPAPVNGVNGHSEDINQDLVPKASLRLSFPEYCRISNLIVLHLRKMEEEEDESALKRSELVNWYLKEIESEIDSEEELINKKRIIEKVIHRLTHYDHVLIELTQAGLKGSTEGSESYEEDPYLVVNPNYSLED is encoded by the exons ATGGACCTCGCGGCCGCAGCGGAGCCGGGCGCCGGCAGCCAGCACTTGGAAGTGCGCGACGAGGTGGCAGAGAAGTGTCAGAAACTGTTCCTGGATTTCTTGGAGGA GTTCCAGAACAGTGATGGAGAAATTAAGTACTTACAGTTAGCAGAGGAGCTCATTCGTCCCGAGAGAAACACGTTGATTGTGAGTTTTGTGGACCTGGAGCAATTTAACCAACAACTTTCTACCACCATTCAAGAAGAGTTCTATAG agtttACCCTTACCTGTGTCGGGCCTTGAAAACCTTCGTCAAAGACCGAAAAGAAATTCCTCTTGCCAAGGATTTTTATGTTGCATTCCAAGACCTACCTATCAGACACAA AATTCGAGAACTCACATCATCCAGAATTGGTTTGCTCACTCGCATCAGTGGGCAGGTGGTACGGACTCATCCCGTTCACCCAGAGCTTGTGAGTGGAACATTCCTGTGCTTGGACTGTCAGACAGTGATCAAGGATGTAGAACAGCAGTTCAAATACACACAGCCGAACATCTGCCGAAATCCAGTTTGTGCCAACAGAAGGAGATTCTTGCTGGATACAAATAAATCAAGATTTGTTGATTTTCAAAAG GTTCGTATTCAAGAGACTCAAGCTGAGCTTCCTCGAGGGAGTATCCCCCGAAGTTTAGAGGTGATCTTGAGAGCTGAAGCTGTGGAGTCAGCTCAAGCTGGTGACAAGTGTGACTTTACAGGGACTCTAATTGTTGTGCCTGATGTCTCTAAGCTTAGCATACCAG gaGCACGTGCAGAAACTAATTCCCGTGTAAGTGGTGTTGATGGATATGAGACGGAAGGCATTCGAGGACTCCGGGCTCTTGGTGTTAGGGATCTTTCATACAGGCTGGTCTTTCTTGCCTGCTGTGTTGCACCCACCAACCCAAGG TTTGGAGGGAAAGAGCTCCGAGATGAGGAACAGACCGCTGAGAGCATTAAGAACCAAATGACTGTGAAGGAGTGGGAGAAAGTGTTTGAAATGAGTCAGGATAAAAATCTGTACCACAATCTCTGTACCAGCCTGTTCCCTACTATACATG gcAATGATGAAGTAAAACGGGGTGTCTTGCTGATGCTCTTTGGTGGTGTTCCAAAGACAACGGGGGAAGGAACCTCTCTTCGAGGGGACATAAATGTTTGCATTGTTGGTGACCCAAGTACAGCTAAGAGCCAGTTTCTCAA GCACGTGGAGGAGTTCAGCCCCAGAGCTGTCTACACCAGTGGCAAAGCATCCAGTGCTGCTGGCTTAACAGCAGCTGTTGTAAGAGATGAAGAATCTCATGAATTTGTTATTGAAGCTGGAGCTTTGATGTTGGCTGATAAT GGTGTATGTTGTATTGATGAATTTGATAAGATGGATGTGCGGGATCAAGTTGCTATTCACGAGGCTATGGAACAGCAGACCATCTCTATCACTAAAGCAGGAGTGAAG GCTACTCTGAATGCCAGGACGTCCATTTTGGCAGCAGCAAACCCAATCAGTGGACACTATGACAGATCAAAAtctttgaaacaaaatataaatttgtcaGCTCCCATCATGTCCCGATTTGATCTCTTCTTTATACTTGTGGATGAATGTAATGAG GTTACAGATTATGCTATTGCCAGACGTATAGTAGACTTGCATTCAAGAATTGAGGATTCCATTGATCGTGTCTATTCCCTTGATGATATCAGGAGGTATCTTCTCTTTGCAAGACAGTTTAAACCCAAG ATTTCTAAAGAGTCAGAGGACTTCATTGTGGAACAGTATAAACGTCTCCGCCAGAGGGATGGCTCTGGGGTAACCAAGTCTTCATGGAGGATTACAGTGCGACAGCTCGAGAGCATGATCCGTCTCTCTGAAGCAATGGCTCGGATGCACTGCTGTGACGAG GTCCAGCCTAAACATGTGAAGGAAGCTTTCAGGCTACTGAATAAGTCAATCATCCGTGTAGAAACACCTGATGTTAATCTAGATCAAGAAGAAGAGGCCCAGATGGAGGTAGATGAGGGCCCAGATGGCATCAATG GTCATGTTGACAGCCCTGCTCCTGTGAATGGAGTCAATGGCCACAGTGAAGACATAAACCAAGATTTGGTTCCTAAAGCCTCCTTAAGGTTGAGCTTCCCCGAGTACTGCCGAATCTCCAACCTTATTGTACTTCACCTCAGAAAGATGGAGGAAG AAGAGGATGAGTCGGCATTAAAGAGGAGTGAGCTTGTTAACTGGTACTTGAAGGAAATCGAATCAGAAATAGATTCCGAAGAGGaacttataaataaaaagagaatcatAGAGAAAGTCATTCATCGACTCACCCACTAT GATCATGTTCTAATTGAGCTCACCCAAGCTGGATTGAAAGGCTCCACAGAAGGAAGTGAGAGCTATGAAGAAGATCCCTACTTGGTAGTTAACCCTAATTACTCGCTTGAAGATTGA
- the MCM6 gene encoding DNA replication licensing factor MCM6 isoform X2, with protein MDLAAAAEPGAGSQHLEVRDEVAEKCQKLFLDFLEEFQNSDGEIKYLQLAEELIRPERNTLIVSFVDLEQFNQQLSTTIQEEFYRVYPYLCRALKTFVKDRKEIPLAKDFYVAFQDLPIRHKIRELTSSRIGLLTRISGQVVRTHPVHPELVSGTFLCLDCQTVIKDVEQQFKYTQPNICRNPVCANRRRFLLDTNKSRFVDFQKVRIQETQAELPRGSIPRSLEVILRAEAVESAQAGDKCDFTGTLIVVPDVSKLSIPGARAETNSRVSGVDGYETEGIRGLRALGVRDLSYRLVFLACCVAPTNPRFGGKELRDEEQTAESIKNQMTVKEWEKVFEMSQDKNLYHNLCTSLFPTIHGNDEVKRGVLLMLFGGVPKTTGEGTSLRGDINVCIVGDPSTAKSQFLKHVEEFSPRAVYTSGKASSAAGLTAAVVRDEESHEFVIEAGALMLADNGVCCIDEFDKMDVRDQVAIHEAMEQQTISITKAGVKVTDYAIARRIVDLHSRIEDSIDRVYSLDDIRRYLLFARQFKPKISKESEDFIVEQYKRLRQRDGSGVTKSSWRITVRQLESMIRLSEAMARMHCCDEVQPKHVKEAFRLLNKSIIRVETPDVNLDQEEEAQMEVDEGPDGINGHVDSPAPVNGVNGHSEDINQDLVPKASLRLSFPEYCRISNLIVLHLRKMEEEEDESALKRSELVNWYLKEIESEIDSEEELINKKRIIEKVIHRLTHYDHVLIELTQAGLKGSTEGSESYEEDPYLVVNPNYSLED; from the exons ATGGACCTCGCGGCCGCAGCGGAGCCGGGCGCCGGCAGCCAGCACTTGGAAGTGCGCGACGAGGTGGCAGAGAAGTGTCAGAAACTGTTCCTGGATTTCTTGGAGGA GTTCCAGAACAGTGATGGAGAAATTAAGTACTTACAGTTAGCAGAGGAGCTCATTCGTCCCGAGAGAAACACGTTGATTGTGAGTTTTGTGGACCTGGAGCAATTTAACCAACAACTTTCTACCACCATTCAAGAAGAGTTCTATAG agtttACCCTTACCTGTGTCGGGCCTTGAAAACCTTCGTCAAAGACCGAAAAGAAATTCCTCTTGCCAAGGATTTTTATGTTGCATTCCAAGACCTACCTATCAGACACAA AATTCGAGAACTCACATCATCCAGAATTGGTTTGCTCACTCGCATCAGTGGGCAGGTGGTACGGACTCATCCCGTTCACCCAGAGCTTGTGAGTGGAACATTCCTGTGCTTGGACTGTCAGACAGTGATCAAGGATGTAGAACAGCAGTTCAAATACACACAGCCGAACATCTGCCGAAATCCAGTTTGTGCCAACAGAAGGAGATTCTTGCTGGATACAAATAAATCAAGATTTGTTGATTTTCAAAAG GTTCGTATTCAAGAGACTCAAGCTGAGCTTCCTCGAGGGAGTATCCCCCGAAGTTTAGAGGTGATCTTGAGAGCTGAAGCTGTGGAGTCAGCTCAAGCTGGTGACAAGTGTGACTTTACAGGGACTCTAATTGTTGTGCCTGATGTCTCTAAGCTTAGCATACCAG gaGCACGTGCAGAAACTAATTCCCGTGTAAGTGGTGTTGATGGATATGAGACGGAAGGCATTCGAGGACTCCGGGCTCTTGGTGTTAGGGATCTTTCATACAGGCTGGTCTTTCTTGCCTGCTGTGTTGCACCCACCAACCCAAGG TTTGGAGGGAAAGAGCTCCGAGATGAGGAACAGACCGCTGAGAGCATTAAGAACCAAATGACTGTGAAGGAGTGGGAGAAAGTGTTTGAAATGAGTCAGGATAAAAATCTGTACCACAATCTCTGTACCAGCCTGTTCCCTACTATACATG gcAATGATGAAGTAAAACGGGGTGTCTTGCTGATGCTCTTTGGTGGTGTTCCAAAGACAACGGGGGAAGGAACCTCTCTTCGAGGGGACATAAATGTTTGCATTGTTGGTGACCCAAGTACAGCTAAGAGCCAGTTTCTCAA GCACGTGGAGGAGTTCAGCCCCAGAGCTGTCTACACCAGTGGCAAAGCATCCAGTGCTGCTGGCTTAACAGCAGCTGTTGTAAGAGATGAAGAATCTCATGAATTTGTTATTGAAGCTGGAGCTTTGATGTTGGCTGATAAT GGTGTATGTTGTATTGATGAATTTGATAAGATGGATGTGCGGGATCAAGTTGCTATTCACGAGGCTATGGAACAGCAGACCATCTCTATCACTAAAGCAGGAGTGAAG GTTACAGATTATGCTATTGCCAGACGTATAGTAGACTTGCATTCAAGAATTGAGGATTCCATTGATCGTGTCTATTCCCTTGATGATATCAGGAGGTATCTTCTCTTTGCAAGACAGTTTAAACCCAAG ATTTCTAAAGAGTCAGAGGACTTCATTGTGGAACAGTATAAACGTCTCCGCCAGAGGGATGGCTCTGGGGTAACCAAGTCTTCATGGAGGATTACAGTGCGACAGCTCGAGAGCATGATCCGTCTCTCTGAAGCAATGGCTCGGATGCACTGCTGTGACGAG GTCCAGCCTAAACATGTGAAGGAAGCTTTCAGGCTACTGAATAAGTCAATCATCCGTGTAGAAACACCTGATGTTAATCTAGATCAAGAAGAAGAGGCCCAGATGGAGGTAGATGAGGGCCCAGATGGCATCAATG GTCATGTTGACAGCCCTGCTCCTGTGAATGGAGTCAATGGCCACAGTGAAGACATAAACCAAGATTTGGTTCCTAAAGCCTCCTTAAGGTTGAGCTTCCCCGAGTACTGCCGAATCTCCAACCTTATTGTACTTCACCTCAGAAAGATGGAGGAAG AAGAGGATGAGTCGGCATTAAAGAGGAGTGAGCTTGTTAACTGGTACTTGAAGGAAATCGAATCAGAAATAGATTCCGAAGAGGaacttataaataaaaagagaatcatAGAGAAAGTCATTCATCGACTCACCCACTAT GATCATGTTCTAATTGAGCTCACCCAAGCTGGATTGAAAGGCTCCACAGAAGGAAGTGAGAGCTATGAAGAAGATCCCTACTTGGTAGTTAACCCTAATTACTCGCTTGAAGATTGA